In Zingiber officinale cultivar Zhangliang chromosome 8B, Zo_v1.1, whole genome shotgun sequence, a single genomic region encodes these proteins:
- the LOC122013362 gene encoding mitogen-activated protein kinase kinase kinase NPK1-like codes for MTMNDLFGSVRRSLALRTDSDGNEGVGGGRIVEKIGSCLRKSRIGLGLGFGGFAPKLPPPTPSEEKDNAPPIRWRRGELIGCGAFGHVYMGMNLDSGELLAVKQVLIGTNSASKEKAQAHIRELEEEVKLLKNLSHPNIVRYLGTTREEETLNIFLEFVPGGSISSLLGKFGSFPEAVIRMYTKQLLQGLEYLHQNGIMHRDIKGANILVDNKGCIKLADFGASKQVAKLATINAAKSMKGTPYWMAPEVILQTGHSFSADIWSVGCTVIEMATGKPPWSQQYQEVAALFHIGTTKSHPPIPEHLSSGAKDFLLKCLQKEPKLRPTASDLLQHPFVTKEFEDLHPIHHSDVGEASRDVALASKLYTKSINNDGDKLDKDGNDSRSCSVVPKEFINVKPIWELSNSSDMCQLDDTDDFPNVVSSFNPMSEPFDEWLPEKFDVSPELHLDDSHEHVIEGSCTRRGNDFAFSSEPVEDDDEVTESKIRAFLDEKALDLKKLQTPLYEEFYNSLNNKNKHSSGKKCEENATRNPKLPPKIKMSSNKVANGTTAQLPDLANKASPGHCSKQESRSEEEDDRILREISPQRQRKWKEELDQELEREREMLRRTTQGKTSSPKDGWLARNRDQTRHASSGK; via the exons ATGACGATGAATGACCTCTTCGGATCGGTTCGACGATCCCTCGCGTTACGAACAGACTCTGATGGGAACGAAGGCGTAGGCGGTGGTAGGATCGTGGAAAAGATCGGATCTTGCCTGAGGAAATCGAGGATTGGATTGGGGCTAGGGTTTGGGGGATTTGCTCCAAAACTCCCTCCGCCAACGCCCTCAGAGGAGAAAGATAATGCGCCTCCGATCCGATGGCGAAGGGGCGAACTCATCGGTTGCGGCGCTTTTGGTCATGTCTATATGGGTATGAATCTCGATTCGGGAGAGCTACTTGCCGTGAAGCAG GTCTTGATTGGGACTAACAGTGCTTCCAAGGAAAAAGCTCAA GCTCACATAAGGGAGCTTGAGGAAGAAGTAAAGCTTCTAAAGAACCTTTCCCATCCAAATATTGTT AGATATCTGGGAACAACTAGAGAGGAGgaaactttaaatatttttctggAGTTTGTTCCAGGAGGATCCATCTCATCTTTACTCGGAAAGTTTGGGTCTTTTCCAGAAGCT GTTATAAGAATGTATACCAAGCAGCTGTTGCAGGGGCTCGAGTATCTTCATCAAAATGGGATCATGCATAGGGACATAAAG gGGGCTAATATTCTTGTGGACAACAAGGGTTGCATCAAGTTGGCAGATTTTGGGGCATCAAAACAAGTTGCAAAGCTG GCCACTATTAATGCAGCCAAGTCAATGAAGGGAACTCCATATTGGATGGCACCAGAAGTAATTCTTCAAACTGGACATAGCTT CTCAGCTGATATATGGAGTGTTGGTTGCACTGTCATAGAGATGGCTACTGGTAAGCCTCCCTGGAGTCAGCAGTATCAAGAG GTTGCCGCTCTTTTCCATATTGGAACAACAAAATCTCATCCTCCAATACCAGAACATCTGTCTTCAGGAGCTAAAGATTTTCTCTTAAAATGCTTACAGAA GGAACCAAAGTTGAGGCCTACTGCCTCTGATTTGCTCCAG CATCCATTCGTTACTAAAGAATTTGAAGATCTGCATCCAATACACCATTCTGACGTTGGA GAAGCTTCTAGAGATGTGGCCCTGGCATCCAAGCTGTACACAAAAAGCAT CAACAATGATGGTGATAAATTGGATAAAGATGGCAATGATAGCAGAAGCTGCTCCGTTGTTCCCAAGGAGTTTATTAATGTCAAACCTATATGGGAATTAAGTAATAGTAGTGACATGTGCCAACTAGATGATACAGATGATTTTCCAAATGTTGTATCA AGTTTCAACCCAATGTCTGAACCCTTCGACGAATGGCTGCCAGAGAAGTTTGATGTCAGTCCAGAACTACACCTAGACGACTCACATGAGCATGTCATTGAGGGTTCATGTACGAGAAGGGGAAATGATTTCGCATTCTCTTCGGAGCCAGTGGAGGATGATGATGAAGTTACAGAGTCAAAAATTAGAGCGTTTCTAGATGAGAAG GCCCTTGATCTTAAGAAGCTACAGACGCCACTATATGAGGAGTTCTATAATAGTCTGAACAACAAAAACAAGCACAGTTCTGGGAAGAAATGCGAGGAGAATGCGACGAGAAATCCAAAATTACCTCCAAAGATCAAAATGTCATCCAACAAGGTGGCCAATGGAACAACTGCTCAGCTTCCTGACTTAGCAAATAAGGCGAGCCCTGGACATTGCAGCAAGCAAGAGTCAAGAAGTGAAGAAGAGGATGATCGGATTCTAAGAGAAATTTCACCCCAACGGCAGAGAAAGTGGAAAGAAGAGCTCGATCAAGAACTTGAGAGGGAAAGAG AGATGCTAAGGCGGACCACTCAAGGGAAAACGTCTTCCCCAAAGGACGGATGGTTGGCTCGAAACAGAGATCAAACTCGACATGCCTCTTCAGGCAAATAA